In Parasegetibacter sp. NRK P23, a single genomic region encodes these proteins:
- a CDS encoding methylated-DNA--[protein]-cysteine S-methyltransferase produces the protein MPQDQSHHYNRIAEAIHYLGENFRSQPDLEELASKMHLSSFHFQRMFSEWAGVSPKKFLQYLSLEHAKAMLRERATLMDTAFETGLSGTGRLHDLFIHIEGMTPGEYKNGGAALSMQYSFAETQFGPVIIASTHRGVCYMAFYVEEAAALEELKRKFPGAALSKATDVHQQEALKVFSGAPAQVKLHLKGTPFQLKVWEALLKIPPGQLSSYNLLAQQIAHHKASRAVGSAVGDNPVAYIIPCHRVIQSSGIIGQYHWGSVRKASMIGWEAAQHAREEEETP, from the coding sequence ATGCCACAAGACCAATCGCATCACTATAACCGCATCGCTGAAGCCATCCATTATTTGGGGGAAAATTTCCGTTCCCAACCCGACCTGGAGGAGCTGGCTTCTAAAATGCACCTCAGTTCCTTCCATTTTCAGCGGATGTTCTCCGAATGGGCCGGCGTGAGTCCGAAAAAATTCCTGCAATACCTTAGTCTGGAACACGCTAAAGCTATGCTCCGGGAACGTGCCACGCTGATGGATACTGCTTTCGAAACGGGCCTTTCCGGCACGGGACGTTTACACGACCTGTTCATCCACATCGAAGGCATGACGCCCGGGGAATACAAGAACGGGGGTGCAGCGCTTTCCATGCAGTATTCCTTCGCTGAAACACAGTTCGGTCCGGTGATCATTGCCTCCACGCACAGGGGCGTTTGCTACATGGCTTTTTATGTTGAAGAAGCGGCCGCGTTGGAAGAACTGAAACGGAAATTCCCCGGAGCCGCACTCTCTAAAGCAACAGACGTGCACCAGCAGGAAGCATTGAAAGTTTTTTCCGGCGCTCCCGCACAAGTGAAACTCCACCTGAAAGGAACACCCTTTCAACTGAAAGTATGGGAAGCGCTCCTGAAAATCCCACCGGGGCAATTATCCAGCTACAATTTGCTGGCGCAGCAGATCGCCCACCACAAAGCATCCCGCGCGGTGGGATCCGCGGTCGGTGATAACCCGGTTGCTTATATTATCCCCTGCCACCGGGTGATCCAGTCTTCTGGTATTATCGGGCAATACCATTGGGGCAGCGTGCGCAAAGCCAGTATGATTGGCTGGGAGGCCGCACAGCATGCGCGGGAAGAAGAGGAAACGCCATAA
- a CDS encoding alpha-ketoglutarate-dependent dioxygenase AlkB, whose protein sequence is MNLFTQHTIPNLLPYDGETVYHGIILTPEQCNFFLRKMLHDIEWRNDEAVIFGKHIVTKRKVAWYGDERFSYTYSNTTKEALPWTKELLELKQRVETVSGNRFNSCLLNLYHSGDEGMAWHSDDEKTLVAGSSIASLSLGAERKFSMKHRRTNEQVSLMLAPGSLLEMKGTTQTHWLHCVPKTKKVAEARVNLTFRSMG, encoded by the coding sequence ATGAATCTTTTCACCCAACATACCATTCCCAACCTCCTGCCCTACGATGGCGAGACCGTTTACCACGGCATCATCCTAACCCCGGAGCAATGTAATTTCTTCCTCCGCAAAATGCTCCACGATATTGAATGGCGAAATGATGAGGCGGTCATATTCGGCAAACACATTGTGACCAAACGCAAAGTGGCCTGGTATGGCGATGAACGTTTTTCCTATACTTATTCCAACACCACCAAAGAAGCCCTTCCCTGGACGAAGGAGCTCCTGGAGCTGAAACAACGGGTGGAAACCGTTTCGGGCAACAGGTTCAACTCCTGCCTGCTCAACCTCTACCATTCCGGAGACGAGGGCATGGCCTGGCACAGCGATGATGAAAAAACGCTGGTAGCGGGTTCCAGCATCGCTTCACTGAGCCTGGGGGCGGAAAGGAAGTTCAGCATGAAGCACCGCCGCACCAACGAACAGGTTTCGCTGATGCTGGCTCCCGGTAGCTTGCTGGAAATGAAAGGCACCACGCAAACCCACTGGCTGCATTGCGTACCGAAAACGAAGAAGGTGGCGGAGGCCCGGGTGAACCTGACGTTTCGGAGTATGGGATAG
- a CDS encoding FAD-binding oxidoreductase — MDLRSAYPYWLLRHGIVNSYPSLQKNSTADVAIIGAGITGALVGWHLAKAGKKVIVVDKRHVGMGSTAASTALLQYEIDTPLRELMEKVGKKNAERSYLLCRKSIYDLQQICKGLPEECGFELRPSFQFASYKKDVKEQEEEYALRKQIGIPLKKLNGEQVKKTFGMNAPSGLLSADGAVVDAYRLTHALLEQSAKKGLKVFDGTAVTDIRHKRNGVELETDTGAIIKAKHLVIACGYESQQYLEQQVELLHSTYAIVSEPFREKKLWYKDALIWETADPYIYLRTTPDNRILIGGMDDDFSDPQKRDERLPQKAKALEAKFKSLFPHLPFKTDFKWAGTFAGTKDGLPYIGKHKSRPHTYFALGFGGNGITFSIIAAQLIRDELMGKENPDLGIFSFNR; from the coding sequence ATGGACCTTCGTTCAGCATACCCCTACTGGCTGTTGCGGCACGGCATCGTCAACAGCTACCCTTCTCTTCAGAAAAACAGCACGGCCGACGTGGCCATTATTGGCGCCGGCATTACAGGCGCTTTGGTGGGCTGGCATTTGGCAAAGGCCGGTAAAAAAGTGATCGTTGTTGATAAGCGGCACGTGGGCATGGGCAGTACCGCGGCTTCTACGGCATTGTTGCAATACGAAATAGATACACCGTTGCGTGAATTGATGGAGAAGGTGGGAAAGAAGAATGCTGAAAGAAGTTACCTCCTGTGCAGAAAATCTATTTACGACTTGCAACAGATCTGCAAAGGGTTGCCAGAGGAATGTGGTTTTGAACTGCGCCCCAGTTTCCAGTTCGCTTCTTATAAAAAGGATGTGAAAGAACAGGAAGAAGAATACGCTTTGCGGAAACAGATCGGCATACCGTTGAAAAAACTGAATGGGGAGCAGGTGAAAAAAACTTTCGGCATGAATGCGCCTTCCGGATTGCTGTCGGCGGATGGCGCTGTGGTAGATGCGTACCGGCTCACCCATGCATTGCTGGAGCAGTCCGCAAAAAAAGGACTGAAGGTATTTGATGGCACCGCCGTTACGGACATCAGGCACAAAAGAAACGGGGTGGAACTTGAAACCGATACCGGTGCTATTATAAAGGCGAAGCACCTTGTGATCGCCTGCGGATACGAATCACAACAATACCTTGAGCAGCAGGTGGAGTTGCTTCATTCCACCTATGCCATCGTGAGCGAACCTTTCCGGGAGAAAAAATTATGGTATAAAGATGCCCTGATCTGGGAAACCGCAGACCCATATATCTACTTGCGCACCACACCCGACAACCGGATTCTCATCGGCGGTATGGACGATGATTTTTCCGATCCACAGAAAAGAGATGAACGGCTGCCGCAGAAAGCCAAAGCCCTGGAAGCAAAATTCAAATCTCTTTTTCCACACCTTCCTTTTAAAACCGATTTTAAATGGGCGGGCACCTTCGCAGGTACCAAAGACGGGTTACCGTATATCGGGAAGCATAAAAGCCGCCCACACACCTACTTCGCCCTGGGATTCGGGGGGAACGGCATCACCTTCAGCATCATCGCCGCGCAATTAATCAGGGATGAACTGATGGGAAAAGAAAATCCTGACCTCGGCATATTCTCTTTCAACCGTTAA
- a CDS encoding lmo0937 family membrane protein yields MRSILYLIAVVLIIGWLLGVFVYSATGLIHLLIVLAIVSLLLGVIRRA; encoded by the coding sequence ATGAGAAGCATACTTTATCTGATAGCAGTGGTACTGATTATAGGTTGGTTACTGGGCGTGTTTGTATACAGCGCCACCGGCCTGATCCACCTCCTGATCGTTCTCGCCATCGTAAGCCTGTTGCTGGGCGTGATCCGGAGAGCGTGA
- a CDS encoding radical SAM protein, whose protein sequence is MPEKDYTYYDFTISLCTKCLKRVDAKIIFENEQVFMVKRCPEHGMEKVLIATDIQYYKNTRNYNKPSEAPLKTNTNTHYGCPYDCGLCQDHEQHSCLTVIEITDRCNLTCPTCYAMSSPHYGRHRTVEEVEAMLDTIVANEGTPDVVQLSGGEPTLHPDFFRILDIAKTKPIRHLMVNTNGIRIANDEGFAERLATYMPDFELYLQFDSFKSEALIQLRGKDLTDTRKKALEKLNALNLSTTLVVTLQQGLNDDEVGEIIDFALKQKCVRGVTFQPVQVAGRNEDFDPAKHRITLTDVRRKILEQSPVFQPNDIVPVPCNPDALAMGYALKLGGEVFPLTRYIDPSILLNSARNTIVYEQDENLHEQVIRIFSTGVSVDAVTEDMQSLLCCLPQIQAPGLSYDNLFRIIIMRFIDAYDFDVRAIKKSCVHIVHKDGRIIPFETMNLFYRDEKEVYLKKLINS, encoded by the coding sequence ATGCCTGAAAAAGATTATACCTACTACGATTTCACGATATCGCTTTGTACGAAGTGCCTGAAGAGAGTGGACGCCAAGATCATCTTCGAAAACGAACAGGTGTTTATGGTGAAAAGATGTCCTGAACATGGCATGGAAAAAGTATTGATCGCCACGGATATCCAGTATTATAAAAACACCCGCAACTACAACAAACCGAGCGAAGCGCCGCTGAAAACGAATACCAACACCCATTATGGATGCCCCTACGATTGCGGGTTGTGCCAGGACCACGAACAGCACAGTTGCCTTACCGTAATAGAGATCACCGACCGTTGCAACCTCACCTGCCCCACCTGCTACGCCATGAGCAGTCCACATTACGGAAGGCACCGTACTGTGGAAGAAGTGGAAGCCATGCTGGACACCATTGTGGCCAATGAAGGCACCCCGGATGTGGTGCAACTGAGTGGCGGTGAACCCACTTTGCATCCAGACTTCTTCCGCATTCTCGACATCGCCAAAACAAAACCCATCCGGCACCTGATGGTGAATACCAACGGCATCCGCATCGCCAACGATGAAGGCTTCGCAGAGCGACTAGCCACCTACATGCCCGATTTTGAACTGTACCTGCAATTTGATTCTTTCAAATCCGAAGCGCTTATCCAGCTCCGTGGCAAAGACCTTACGGATACCCGGAAGAAAGCACTGGAAAAACTCAACGCCCTCAACCTCTCCACCACACTGGTGGTGACCCTGCAACAAGGGCTGAACGACGATGAAGTGGGCGAGATCATTGATTTCGCGTTAAAACAGAAATGTGTGCGTGGTGTCACGTTTCAACCCGTGCAGGTAGCGGGAAGAAATGAAGATTTTGACCCGGCCAAACACCGTATTACCCTCACCGATGTGCGGAGAAAAATACTGGAACAAAGCCCCGTTTTTCAACCCAACGATATTGTGCCCGTTCCCTGTAACCCCGATGCCCTGGCAATGGGTTATGCCTTAAAACTCGGTGGTGAAGTATTCCCCCTCACCCGTTACATTGATCCGAGTATCCTGCTCAACAGCGCCAGGAACACGATCGTGTATGAACAGGACGAAAACCTGCATGAGCAGGTGATCCGCATTTTCAGCACCGGTGTAAGCGTGGATGCCGTAACAGAAGATATGCAGTCGCTCCTGTGTTGCCTTCCGCAGATACAGGCGCCGGGGTTGAGTTACGACAACCTGTTTCGTATCATTATCATGCGCTTCATCGACGCCTACGATTTCGATGTGCGCGCCATCAAAAAAAGCTGCGTGCACATCGTTCATAAAGACGGGCGCATTATCCCCTTTGAAACGATGAACCTGTTTTACAGGGATGAAAAGGAAGTATATTTGAAAAAACTGATTAATAGCTGA
- a CDS encoding Dps family protein, whose product MKTNTGITEQSAKSIAAVLNTLLSDEYVLLTKTRNYHWHVTGVSFMEMHRLYEGQYDTIREVIDEIAERVTQLGQKATATMKEFLGRTRLKEGPYHTEQDKQVKQLLADHEAISRHLREDISKIEEEHDDPVTVDMLTNFLGTHEKTAWMLRSYLA is encoded by the coding sequence ATGAAAACGAATACAGGTATTACAGAACAAAGCGCGAAAAGTATTGCAGCGGTCCTCAACACCCTGCTTTCCGATGAATATGTATTGCTCACCAAAACCAGGAATTACCACTGGCACGTAACGGGCGTCAGTTTCATGGAAATGCACCGGCTGTACGAAGGGCAATACGATACCATCCGCGAAGTAATTGATGAGATTGCAGAAAGGGTTACCCAACTGGGGCAAAAAGCCACGGCCACCATGAAGGAATTCCTGGGACGAACCCGTTTGAAAGAAGGGCCTTACCATACCGAACAGGATAAGCAGGTGAAACAGTTGCTTGCCGACCACGAGGCCATTTCCCGCCATCTTAGGGAAGACATCAGCAAAATTGAAGAAGAACACGACGATCCTGTAACAGTGGATATGCTCACCAATTTCCTGGGCACCCACGAAAAGACCGCCTGGATGCTTAGATCCTATCTGGCATAA
- a CDS encoding helix-turn-helix transcriptional regulator, which yields MRRDVFQAIADPTRRAIIVLIATQAMTPNALAQHFDITRQAVSKHLGILAECELVKQETRGREIYYQLELRKMKEVDKWLEQFRKLWETKFNQLDDVLKTIKNNKK from the coding sequence ATGAGAAGAGATGTTTTCCAGGCCATTGCCGACCCCACCCGCCGCGCCATCATTGTGCTGATCGCCACACAGGCCATGACGCCGAACGCGTTGGCCCAACATTTTGATATCACCAGGCAGGCCGTCTCCAAACACCTGGGCATCCTGGCTGAATGTGAACTGGTAAAGCAGGAAACCCGGGGCCGCGAAATTTATTACCAGCTGGAACTGCGTAAAATGAAGGAGGTAGACAAATGGCTGGAGCAATTCAGAAAACTATGGGAAACAAAGTTCAACCAGCTCGACGATGTATTAAAAACCATCAAAAACAATAAAAAATGA
- a CDS encoding SRPBCC domain-containing protein has protein sequence MNSNLLFDFTVDKATNTINVRREFDADTDLVWKAWTTSELLDQWWAPKPYRSLTKRMDFREGGHWLYAMVSPEDEKHWCRADYKTIEPLRSFSCLDAFCDENGNLNTSFPQTEWLNTFIDNTGTTTVDILLKYASLEDLEKIVSMGFKEGFTMGLSNLDQLLIQLKK, from the coding sequence ATGAACAGCAATCTTTTATTCGATTTCACCGTTGACAAAGCCACCAACACCATCAACGTAAGAAGGGAGTTTGACGCGGATACCGACCTGGTCTGGAAAGCGTGGACCACCTCGGAACTGCTTGATCAGTGGTGGGCGCCAAAACCATATCGCTCCCTTACCAAAAGAATGGACTTCCGCGAAGGTGGTCACTGGCTGTACGCGATGGTGAGCCCGGAAGATGAAAAACACTGGTGCCGTGCGGACTACAAAACCATCGAGCCTTTAAGAAGTTTTTCCTGCCTCGATGCGTTCTGCGATGAAAACGGCAACCTCAACACATCCTTCCCGCAAACCGAATGGCTCAACACTTTCATCGACAATACCGGAACCACCACCGTTGACATCCTGTTGAAATACGCTTCCCTCGAAGACCTGGAAAAGATCGTGTCCATGGGCTTCAAAGAAGGCTTCACCATGGGACTCTCCAACCTCGACCAATTGCTGATTCAACTGAAAAAATAA
- a CDS encoding porin family protein, translated as MKKLVAVLSVAFLGTAAMAQEQQTSSESSLSPKFGLKLGANLSNLYVDEVDDNNMKLGPNVGFFAKLPIARGFSIQPELTYSNKGAKLRYDNFFQGSGEYRFNLHYVELPVMAVINLGSNFNIHGGPYISYLAAANIKDMDDNGTINGATELNAENFNRFDAGLAAGIGVDISNVTIGARYSYGMSEIGKSGSLSGNLTGDSKNSVVGIYIGIGF; from the coding sequence ATGAAAAAGTTAGTAGCAGTATTATCCGTAGCGTTTTTAGGAACAGCCGCAATGGCACAGGAGCAGCAAACTTCATCCGAGTCTTCACTTTCCCCCAAATTCGGGTTGAAACTTGGGGCCAACCTCTCCAATTTATATGTGGACGAAGTGGACGACAACAACATGAAACTGGGGCCAAACGTAGGTTTCTTCGCAAAACTACCCATCGCCAGGGGCTTCTCCATCCAGCCTGAACTTACTTATTCCAACAAAGGAGCAAAACTCCGTTATGATAACTTTTTTCAGGGATCAGGAGAATACCGTTTTAACCTGCACTACGTTGAATTGCCCGTAATGGCGGTGATCAACCTGGGCAGCAACTTCAACATCCATGGTGGTCCGTACATCAGCTACCTGGCTGCGGCAAACATTAAAGATATGGATGACAATGGCACCATTAACGGCGCCACCGAACTGAATGCGGAAAACTTCAACCGGTTTGATGCTGGTCTGGCCGCAGGTATCGGCGTGGATATTTCTAACGTAACCATCGGTGCCCGTTACAGTTATGGTATGAGCGAGATCGGAAAATCCGGCAGCCTTTCAGGAAACCTCACCGGCGATTCCAAGAACAGCGTGGTGGGTATTTACATCGGCATCGGGTTCTAA
- a CDS encoding AAA domain-containing protein: protein MDYFKQLQELLQIEKNEDRKQYEFISAQTSVAQRRANGIAWYPIAIRGSEMGRGDYLVLELERTTHTDVAHQFRFGVPAVLFSQHDPKNCRLEGVVNYQSGNKMKLSLRTDELPDWADDGKLGVDILFDNNSYEEMEAALKRAASLAGEPKEGRLVQVLTGAAKPVFHEMPFQSFPSLNTFQNNAVQKILSAADLAIVHGPPGTGKTTTLVRAIKALTEQGNKKILVVAPSNTAVDLLSEKLSDEGLNVLRVGNPARVSEKLISLTLDSKVAQHQSVKEIKKLRKQANEFRDMAHKYKRSFGRAEREQRKLLFAEARNIMKQVEQTEQYIVDDLLNRAQVITATPVGANHYTVRHLQYDVAVIDEAGQALEPSCWIPVLKARKLVMAGDHCQLPPTIISEEAAKKGLSKTLMEKNVELHPEAVVLLEEQYRMHESIMEYASAIFYDNKLKANSAVAGHLLFDEDEPLLFIDTAGCGFEEKLEGTSTSNPEEAAFLLRHLSGMVETLKEKKGKEKFPSVAVISPYREQVRILKDLLQHNALLMQVKEHISVNTIDGFQGQERDIVYISLTRSNPDNRIGFLSDIRRMNVAMTRARKKLVVVGDSGTLSQFPFYAGFIAHAERKDGYKSAWEFMEV from the coding sequence ATGGATTATTTCAAACAGCTTCAGGAATTATTACAGATCGAAAAAAACGAGGACAGGAAACAATACGAATTCATCTCCGCCCAAACATCCGTTGCACAACGGAGAGCGAACGGCATCGCCTGGTACCCCATCGCCATCCGTGGATCAGAGATGGGGCGGGGCGACTACCTGGTGCTGGAACTGGAAAGGACCACGCATACCGATGTGGCGCACCAGTTCCGCTTTGGCGTGCCGGCCGTACTGTTTTCCCAGCACGATCCCAAAAACTGCAGGCTGGAAGGCGTGGTGAATTACCAGAGCGGCAATAAAATGAAGCTGTCGCTCCGAACCGATGAACTCCCCGATTGGGCCGATGATGGGAAACTGGGTGTAGATATCCTGTTCGATAACAATAGTTACGAAGAAATGGAAGCCGCGCTGAAGAGGGCTGCTTCCCTGGCAGGTGAACCTAAAGAAGGACGGCTGGTGCAGGTGCTTACGGGTGCCGCAAAGCCTGTTTTTCACGAAATGCCTTTCCAGTCCTTTCCTTCACTCAATACTTTCCAGAACAACGCTGTTCAGAAGATCCTTTCCGCCGCGGACCTTGCCATCGTACATGGCCCGCCGGGAACAGGTAAAACAACCACGCTGGTACGGGCCATCAAAGCGTTAACGGAACAGGGGAACAAAAAGATACTGGTAGTGGCGCCCAGCAATACCGCCGTGGACCTGTTGAGTGAAAAGCTGTCCGATGAAGGATTAAATGTATTGCGCGTGGGCAACCCCGCCCGGGTTTCTGAAAAATTGATTTCGCTTACACTGGACAGTAAGGTGGCGCAGCACCAATCGGTGAAAGAGATTAAAAAACTCCGCAAACAGGCCAACGAATTCCGCGATATGGCCCATAAGTACAAACGCAGTTTCGGCAGGGCCGAAAGGGAACAACGGAAATTACTGTTCGCCGAAGCGCGCAACATTATGAAACAGGTGGAGCAAACCGAACAGTATATTGTAGATGATCTCCTGAACCGGGCGCAGGTAATTACCGCAACACCAGTCGGCGCCAATCATTATACCGTGCGCCATTTACAATATGATGTAGCCGTTATCGATGAAGCGGGTCAGGCGCTGGAACCCTCCTGCTGGATTCCTGTATTAAAGGCACGTAAACTGGTGATGGCCGGAGACCATTGTCAATTGCCGCCCACCATTATTTCGGAGGAGGCCGCGAAAAAAGGATTGAGCAAAACTTTGATGGAGAAGAATGTTGAGTTGCATCCCGAAGCGGTGGTATTGCTGGAAGAACAATACCGGATGCACGAAAGTATCATGGAGTACGCATCCGCTATTTTCTACGATAATAAGTTAAAAGCAAACAGTGCTGTTGCCGGGCATTTATTGTTTGACGAGGATGAGCCCCTGCTTTTTATTGATACAGCGGGTTGCGGTTTTGAAGAAAAGCTGGAAGGCACCAGCACAAGTAATCCGGAAGAAGCGGCCTTTTTATTAAGGCATCTTTCCGGGATGGTGGAAACTTTGAAAGAAAAGAAGGGAAAAGAAAAATTTCCTTCCGTGGCGGTGATTTCACCTTACCGCGAACAGGTTCGCATATTGAAGGACTTGTTGCAACACAATGCTTTGTTAATGCAGGTGAAAGAACACATTTCCGTTAATACTATTGATGGGTTCCAGGGACAGGAAAGAGATATCGTATACATCTCCTTAACGCGCAGTAATCCTGATAACAGGATCGGATTTCTTTCTGATATCAGAAGGATGAATGTAGCGATGACGCGTGCGCGTAAGAAACTGGTAGTGGTGGGCGATAGCGGAACATTGTCCCAGTTTCCTTTCTACGCGGGCTTCATTGCCCACGCAGAAAGGAAAGACGGCTACAAAAGCGCCTGGGAATTTATGGAGGTGTGA
- a CDS encoding RNA polymerase sigma factor — protein MTAPSFHTDPDLLRKIAAGDSAAFEVFFLQAWDYVYGIAIRLTKSPEIADDLAQEIFIRLWNNRARLVDLDNFPAFLYTVSRNLVYDHLRNKVFREENMEELRRYFSTDAEAPDFMERKEQREQLNDAIGRLSPQLKAVFTLSYLEGLNHTQIAERLGITPVSSRVFLARAVSRLRKMLLPLWWLFTALKFFFTAMLTF, from the coding sequence TTGACTGCTCCCTCTTTTCATACCGATCCCGACCTGTTGCGGAAGATCGCCGCAGGCGATTCCGCCGCGTTTGAAGTGTTCTTCCTTCAGGCATGGGACTATGTATATGGTATCGCGATCCGGCTCACCAAATCCCCTGAAATAGCGGATGACCTTGCGCAAGAGATATTTATCCGTTTATGGAACAACCGCGCCCGGCTGGTTGATCTCGATAATTTCCCTGCCTTTCTCTACACGGTTTCCCGAAACCTGGTGTACGACCATCTCCGGAACAAAGTGTTCCGCGAGGAGAACATGGAAGAACTGCGCCGCTACTTTTCTACGGATGCGGAGGCGCCCGATTTCATGGAACGCAAAGAGCAAAGGGAACAATTGAATGACGCGATTGGCCGCCTTTCTCCCCAACTTAAGGCCGTTTTTACCCTGAGTTACCTGGAAGGGTTGAACCATACACAGATCGCTGAAAGACTGGGCATTACACCGGTTTCGTCCCGGGTTTTTCTGGCCAGGGCAGTATCCAGACTCCGGAAAATGCTGCTGCCGCTCTGGTGGCTTTTCACCGCCCTGAAATTTTTTTTCACGGCCATGTTAACGTTTTGA
- a CDS encoding prolipoprotein diacylglyceryl transferase produces MQFPFSIHLFNKTIPWHVVLEPLAFFIAFRYYLYLKKKKGDAIESEHRLWILVGATFGAVLGSRIIGGLENVPAMLAAPNKLLYFYQNKTVLGGFLGGLLGTEAIKKAIGEKRSSGDLFVFPILLGLIIGRIGCFSMGIHEETYGIPTRFFTGMYLGDGLLRHPVTLYEIVFLICLWVLLARWSKHYVLAEGLLFKIFLISYCIFRFLLDFIKPHYSWAGLSTIQWASLAGIIYYTTLFFTEKHLFSFFRKHRVPYA; encoded by the coding sequence ATGCAGTTCCCTTTTTCCATCCACCTTTTTAACAAGACCATCCCCTGGCATGTGGTGCTGGAACCGCTCGCTTTTTTTATCGCGTTCAGGTATTATCTCTACCTCAAAAAGAAAAAAGGCGATGCCATTGAAAGTGAACACCGGCTCTGGATACTGGTGGGCGCCACTTTCGGCGCAGTGTTGGGCAGCAGGATCATTGGCGGACTGGAAAATGTTCCCGCCATGCTGGCCGCTCCCAACAAACTCCTGTATTTCTACCAGAACAAAACCGTGCTGGGCGGATTTCTAGGTGGATTGCTGGGAACGGAAGCCATCAAAAAAGCGATTGGTGAAAAAAGAAGCAGCGGCGATCTTTTCGTATTCCCGATCCTGCTCGGGTTGATCATCGGCAGGATCGGGTGTTTTTCCATGGGCATCCACGAGGAAACCTACGGAATCCCTACCCGTTTTTTTACCGGTATGTACCTGGGTGACGGCCTCCTCCGGCACCCGGTTACCTTGTACGAGATTGTGTTCCTCATCTGTTTATGGGTACTGTTGGCAAGATGGTCCAAACATTATGTACTTGCAGAAGGACTTCTTTTCAAAATCTTCCTCATCAGCTACTGTATTTTCCGTTTCCTGCTGGACTTCATCAAACCACATTACAGTTGGGCGGGATTGTCGACCATTCAATGGGCATCACTCGCGGGAATAATTTATTATACCACGCTGTTCTTCACAGAAAAACACCTATTTTCCTTCTTCCGAAAACACCGGGTCCCTTATGCCTGA